The DNA segment AGTGCTTCTGACGCTGAATGCGGCTTGCCTTTCATACGTGGCCCCCGTATTTGAGTTGATGCCGACTTTCAGTTTTAATTGCTTTCATGTCCGCTCTCATCTTACCACACACTGCTCCACCCCACGGGTATAGTGCATTGAAGATACTCTCGGAAGCGCTTGGTTTTCGTAGCTCTAGGTACAAGCACTTATGTGCTCTCCTCAAGGTGCGCACAGGTGCACCTAAACTTATAATTACTATGCCTCACTTACCCGCGTTTATTTCAATCATATAGCGCGACACATGAACAACGTCAGTCTTGGAGTCGCGATGCCCAATTCGGGCGCTCACGTTCGCTTCTAGATTATCTGGTTGTTTGACACGAATGAACGCACGAACAAAGTGATTTCGGGTGTCAGCCGTTTGTTTTTAGTTTCGAATACGGCATCCCAAAAGATGTCGCCTCTACTGCCGATAATGCCAGACATATATGCCAGGAGTGCTTAGTACTTTATCGTCTGATTATTCGTTTGAATGCCCGttataaattaaagaaaaaaacggaAGGAAATATAGTTGTCGCTGGCGATTAAGATATGCGTTACGTGTCTTCTGACAGCAAATCTTTGGAAGACCTTTCCACAAGGGCAAATGGTTAGCGTAGATTAGCTAATACGACTGCCGTGTAAGATGTATTACCAGTGCGCCGCTTATTTAAGAGTGTAGAGAGCCAGTTTGATATCGGTGAAAAGCGTTTAAATACGGCAAGATAattctgttttttgtttcttttcatctGCGTGATCGTTCTTTTCTGGGAACTTATTCTCAGTACTCGCACAGGGTCGAAAAGAGTTCACTGATCTTTCGGTTCCGCGCCATGCAGCGGTGAAGTTGAAAGCGAAGGGATCAACATGAGAGCGCGCAGACGGTCTGCGTCGTTGTAACGATGGCACCGGGAACGGAACCACGAGAGTGCGACGAGACGGGAGGATGGGGAGCCAGGAACGCGCAGGACTGCTTTCCCTTTCTCCCCACTATTAGGAGAGCggggaagcgcgaagagcagcaaAGCAGGCCCAGCTCGACGCCGCGAGCGCAGCGTGAGGGATTCCACTGTTATGCTGGTCCGGATGTGGAAAGATGGGAAACGAAATAGCTTCCGCGGCTGGAGAGTGTAAACGGGCGACCACCTACTTGCGGCCGACCGATAAGGAGAACGGCACGAATCATCGAGTCATTTCACGTTTAGGTATTTGCGCTGGTGGACCGCGTCACATACCCGTCGCGGCAATACAACAGTGATAGGCACGCCAGCACCAAGACTACACTGCTGTGTATTGTGCCCATTGTCGACATTTTCGTGTagtaagaaataaagaaaaagtattgAGCAGCGACGTTACCCTTTCACTGGTTTTATAATTTGTtccccttctttcttttcctttcttttcttttattgtcACCATTGGCCTGGACAAACTGCCGCGATCTATGATCTCGCATCTTCATGTTGTGTAGCCTGCGTGTGAGCCTCTATGCGCGCGTGGGGTGCGAAGCCTTATGAAAACCcacaaatatcttattttttagtGGTTTCTGAGGAACggacatggcgcagtaactgtctaactTCTGCAGGTGGATGTCTCAATCGCGTcgtgaggaaagggatgaaggtgggagtgaaagaaggaaagagaggggtgaaagaggtgccgtagtcgagggctccggaataatttcgaccaccaggggatcattcacgcccactgacatcgcacagcacaaataTCTTCGAAATAAATAACGGTGCGTATATTTTTACATTTCTTGAGAGCATCAGAAAGGCGCTAGCATTGGCTTTAATTGAGCGATTATGTATCTTGCAGGTTGACCCTACACGCCTTCTCTACGTGCAAATTCTATACTATATTGAAGGTGAGCGTGCAAGCCATGCGCTTGAAAATGTCCTCGTCGCAATTCAATGACAAAGAATGGTGGCGTGACCTACTGTAGTCGATTTATTCACAGCCCCATTTGTGATGCCTCTGAAGCTACGGACATCGGCCGCATTTCCTTACGGCTTTTTTGTTAGTTTTCGCGTGTGCCTTATGCTTTTAGTGATATCCAGTTGTTTCTTTGTAGATACGCTTCGTTCCATGCCAAATTCAAATTTCTCTGTTCACCAGTAATATTATGTAaaaggagcagttcggacttctatggggaacaagacagtccgatgttctgtgcataagtttgggtgagagtggctgcttcctgtaaggtgttctctctGTCGCCGTCGCTGCCGTGTGTGGTCGGcggtgtgatgtcgtcggcatagagTGTGCCTAAGGTGAgggatagttgccaattttcgggcgagggggatgagggtgatgttaaataGGAAGGGGgggaggacggacccttgaggggtttcgatactctgaagcgtgttggagggggaagagagagggccaaaatgtatctcagccgtgcggtcagtaaggaatgcttgaatgtaggcgtaggtgcgcgcacccacattcagtggagatagggcagtcatgttcgcctgatgttcgatgcgaacaaaagctttggagagatccaaagctaagactgcctttgtgtgagcaggcagaagcgggtcgaaaatgtcatgtatgagttgcagcatggcgtcctgtgcggacagaTGGGGCGGAATctcaccatgctatgcgggtatagattgttgtccgccatgtgcgttgtgagtgtTGCTAACAAAACATGCTCGaggagctttccgaggcatgaggttagcgaaatcgggcgaagattttgaagtgtaagtgttttttTTGGGTTTGGGtgtgaatattaccttcgcgtggcgcaAGGACTGCGGCAGGATACCCTCCCCCCAGCACTGgctgaagtattgcgtaatttgtgtgatcgattggtcgtccagattacggagcatggagtttgtgatttggtctgccccaggtgcggagttggtacggagagtcaggagggccgctctgacttccgtctcagtgatgcctgtgtcgagtgttggattggctggtcctgtgtaggtgggtagaggtgtgggggcacccggagaggtgtatgtgttctgaagtgtgtttatgagggcctcaggatcaatatgttggtgtgtgaggcgttTCACATGGTGTTGTGTTGATcatttggtgtttgtggggtcgatgaggtgtcggaggagttgccatgcgcgtttgctggacaggtttccggcgatgccgtcacatatctgtccccagttggatcggcagagctcctccgagtgttgttggattcGTGTCTGCAGCGCTACCAGCCGCGTTTTAAGTGtattgttatatttattgcctttccagagTTCCAagaggctgtgataagcctcccagaggtagGCTATGCgtgtgtccagggtaggggtttcggtggtcgtttcaatgtgttgcgtgttgtggtgaacgtcatgcttgagtgattgcacccaggcgtcgatgtctgtgatgggagtgtctgggtgggcggtgcgtgcagcgcgaagtgcatcccaattaaccagtttatgtgttgtataggagtgacgggCGGTTTCtacgggacagtgatttgtataatgtaatgatcactgcccaatgtatgttgagttctgttccaggtaacaccacggatgtagcggctcagcgtcaggtccggactggtgttcatgctgacactgttgccgatccgcgtgggcatctgaaacgtgttcTGAACAGCGAgttggaggttctgcaggagcagccacagcctgcgacctcgatgtgtcgtggttgtgtatccccggttagtatgctgactgttgaagtccccaccgattagtagaggatgtttgcctgctaggtggtgtagctctcgcagaagtgattccaacgaggccatcggctgggacgggggtggtatatatttgctataaagacTGAAGaaagtgtatgtgtgttatgtataagttcagtgatcacgcagggtgtctcaaacgtgatgtgatgagttttatagatgaggctgcggtggatgagtgtggacgccctagatttgctagtggtgtctgagtgtgtagatgtgtagctggggagggttgcccgatgtgcagtctcctggagaagaagtatatggggagtgggcatgcgggtgggaaggagaagttgcagaggtgcgcgcttggcacggaaaccgcggcagttccaagttaaaataGGGAGAAAATTAGTGTTTCGCCCTTCTATATTGGAGAGTAGGGCAGTTgaggggagtgagacgggtgtcaattggtatgtgttgttaagcaaagggggtttgtgcttgcggaggtaTGGGGAGGAGTGGAGGTGGTCTGTATTTGGGTAAAGcgatgggtaaggttatgttccatgagctccatcaccttggtaagcatagcgtccatgcgctgctcaagtttttcggtgagggtggcggcaaggtgattgaatctggcctcaaggcgggcgtctagctctttgagtttgtggtcaaatttgaCATCCAGTGTagcgaatttagcgtctatttctagggGTACGGGAGGCAGTGTGGCGTCTGAggtgcgctgcttctttgcaggaggggtgctcGAAGTGTCTGTGGATGGGGAGGTCGGGTTAACGAGAGTGGTGCGGGTTGAGTAAGCAGAAAAGTGGTGGGGGTTcttaaaagggaggagagacggcttacctcgtcgcgcaaggcccggagttcctggtctctcgaatcttcttgggaggactggggtggcgggggatgacgggtggtgttgccggaaacgcggtctgccTAAGTGAGACATGAGGAGTTTTTACTGctgttctgtcggtttctggaatttgaccgggaagccgtcgagctgcgtTCGTTGGCTGTGctttgttgatcacggcgagacagccgcgatttagaCAGAGGAGAGAGAGCGTTCTTCGGGGACGCTAGTTTAGGGCCCCGTGCTTTACAGTTCCCAGTGCCGGTCATATGtgggcctccacagagaatgcagctggGGGTACATGAGGACACATCTTCATTGGGATGggatttcccgcagcggggacatttatgagatcttgggtgaacacacacatccgcccggtggcctgggacgcgggagttcgtgcaggcgtctatatgCTCTCGGTACGGTGTACACCCGTGGAGGGCTCCTCCATAAGAATGGCGCGTGGTACAGGTCCAGCACGAAAGGTGACTAGAATGGAACGCGTGGCCCCCATTCGGCGGGCGTCCACGACGCATGGGGCTTCCGGGTTGCCGGTGATGATTTCCTGGAGGAGAGCTGTCGGGGTCTCATTCCGTGCAGTACGCATTGGAGATGACTCCGCGTACCGCTCCGTCCGGTGGTGCTATATAAGCTGCGACTGCGAAGTCCTTGGCTTGATGCTGCATCTGTGTTACACGAAccagcgcgagtgcgtcagcttGTAGGGGCGTGCTTACAGTGCAGGTGTTGTTGACTGGGTGAACCCTTATTTGGGTACGCGTTGGTTCTTGAAGCTGGGACGCCACTTGGAGGATGGTTTCCTGTAGTAGACGGGGCGGAAGCAGGTCCAGCTGCAGCCCGCCTCGAGACCTGAATATGATCTTGCATtcagcagccgggagcggcggctgctgccgcgaacgCTGCGTAGCTGCGCGCGTTGCTTGCAGGTACGACTTGTCAGCGCGTGCAGTATAggtgagatggcggcaccgctCGCAGGCGCTGCGGTTTCCTGGCTTGTTGACGTACAGAGGTCCTTGGAGCGGGCAGGCGCACTAAGGACGTGAGTCCAGTCCCTTGGGTCATAGTCGCGGGGGTGAAGAATCTCtccctgcacctgcacctccatggtggagtgttcacgggggcgcgaccgcgagcgagcgcggacacaggGAGAGGCGTCGTTCGCACAGCGCGCTTGTAATCCAGGAAACGGCGCGCGCGCAAGAACGCTCAGGCCGAATGCTGGGATGCGATTTTGTACGAAGGAAAAAACGAAAGTCTTCATGGCGGCGTCGCCGCGGGGCGCGAGAGGAAGCGAGGGCGGCggagtgccctccctcgcaaaccgCCCGAACGGCACGCTTAACGTAGGGCATAGAGGATACATGTGTATCCTCACATCTTATATGCCTTTACTATCTCCCGAGTTCTCTAGTCCCAGTGTGCCGCTTTATATAGCACTATGAAAGGATAGAAAGACACCACGGGACCAATTTTTTCAGCACCCGAGTAACCTTGGGCAAAAGCCCAAAATCCAGCTATTCTTGAAAAAAGTAATAAGCAGTGCACAACATTCATGCGCAGTATCACCTCCAAGAACATGATTTTTCGAAGCGGCATGCAGCGCCACCGCTTAATAGAATGCTCGCAGTGTAGGTCATGAAAAATGGGCAGAAACAGCGGACACATTACCTTTTTGCTCTCTTTTTCCGACAGCATAGTTTCTCAAATGCTTCCCAAAGGAGAAAAGGCGAAGGGCCCGCAGATGATAGAAGTACAGGCGCCTCAGTACACTCTCCCGTCTGGCCGCCGCGGACAACAAGGCTGGGGAATGTTGTGCCTCTTTTCCAGTGCACTTCTGATCGTAGTAGTTAGTACGCTACAAACCACGCACCGCTGTTCGTCTGGCCGTCGACTGGCAATTGTCTTACGGTGCTTCTCCGCCGCCGACTCTGTATCGCGCACGGATGAGACTGCATAAAGACCACCGTTTGCGAAGCACAGCGCGAGAAGCTCGCAATTTAACAGGCGGTGCGGaaggctgcggcgacggctgcgtGGTCTAAAGCAGCGCCGGGCGAAGCTATTCTGTTCGCGCCAAAGCGCGTTTATTAACCTTTTCGTTATCATGACAAAATTCTACGTGGCGCATTAAGGCTGTTCCAAGCTAGCGTATaggtaaagaaaatgcttagTGCTAAACACCGCGGGCCCAACATAAGCTATAGCTATAGCATTTCTTAGCTATCGAAATTAAAATGCATGAGTCATTACAAGCCGCGGAAAAATTCAGAGTCGATCCGGCgtgctgaggaggaggaggagctagTTTTCGGCGAGTGCCACTGTAGCGTGTGGTGTTTCGCGCATTTAGTCACAAATAAAAGCAAATCTTAAGTTCAAGTGGGTCATATATGCGTATCAGCAACCTAAACGCGCCTCGTCCTAGGTGCTGTGCATAATTTCATGCATTATTGTGCAACTTAGTTGCCTTTCGCACGAGTCTGCCTCTTAAGGCGCAGAAGCGGAGGCGCGACGAGTTTAGCGCTGCCCATTTGTAGCCCATTTATACAGTGACAAGAAGGTATTATGAGAAAAGTGAAGGCTCAGTAAATTGAGTGTACACGGCATAAAGTAGACAGCTGTTACGAGAACGCTATGCGCAAATTGCACATCTGTTCAATGTAGCTGCAATATTCTTGAATGGAAAGGAATTGCTGTGCGTAATTTGTTTGCGACACTGTTTCTTCGCAAATTTTCTGCAGGCAATAACAGGCCCTCAGATGGAGTTTTTTTGATGTGGTAGCGAGCTGGCCTGGGTCTACACATGACAGCCGTGCAAGGTTCTGCTAAGTGGAAGTAACCATCCCAAGAGTGCTTCTCGGCGACATGAGGTATGCGTGCCGGCCTTAACTCATGATATCAGGACAGAGAGGCAGCCCAGAGTACCGGTAAGCAGAAACTATTTGGCAGAATATATGACCTCACAATAACATAACAGGTGCTCTCAACCTATGGAACGTTTGTTTTCATTTAGATACAGCAAGGCACAGATCAAGACGAGGAATACTGTGGAGAGGGCACTTGGAATATGGAAGAGGAGATTCCCGTGCCTGGACATGAAGCTTCAAATCAACACCAGGATGTCTGCAGTCGTAATAACAGCTTGTGCTGCACTGCACTATTTTGGCCGCCGTCGTGCTACAGAGGAAATGCCTCCTGCTCTGTTGCACACAAACACATGCAACTCTCGGCAGCCACAGCCTCAACCAGAGCTGCAATCATTGCCTCTGGACTCGCAAAGTGGGTCCAGAGGCAGGGGAAGCAACATTCGGCACCACTTTACACAAAATTAGGTAATACgaagggtatgttgctgggcgagttggtggtgatcgaacatcatggaatcgcagcgctaacAGCCAAGGACTCAGGGAGGACACAAACGACGCAAGtttcagcgcaagtgtgtgtttgtgtcctccctgtgtcgttgtctgctagcgctgcgattccatgatgttagGTAGCATGAATGAATGAGACTCGCTCCTTCAAGAAACAATGTGTTTATTGTTACTCTTTGTTCAGCTCCTTCCTCAACACAGCAATTTTCAGCTGCAAAAGTTGCATTTTAGCCTTTTTGTTCGCACTCTAGAGTGCATGCATCTCCACTGTATGCTTCATGTGCAGCTCATGCTCTGCTTTCATGTGTTTCACTCTTAACACATGTTCTTCTCTTTTTCGTTTGCTCTCTGCTACCACAGCCTCAAGACGGGAACTCAGCTCTGTCGCAAGCACACAGACTCTTTTGGGGCAGGCGCAGCCTTGCGTCGCTGATAGCCAGCCGGCTGTGCAGCAGGAAGAATGACTTCACAAGTGGTGGCCAGAATCGGCGCATTGTGGTCTCCGTCGCTGCACTGTTGCTCCTGCAGGTCTTGGTTGCTGTAGGCCTCCTGGTCGTCTGGGGCAACCTCCGCAACCTCAGCAGCCTCGCCACTTTCAGCTTGACTGTTTTTCGTTGCTCGACACCACGGGAAGTCGAACTCTGGAGAATTGTTCGTAAATTAAACATGTTTCATTAAACTATCAGTCTTGTGCTCATAACAATAAAATATCACACTACAATCCAAGAAGAGATGTAGTAGTGTGCACAGCATCATAATGCCACACATATGCCAGCTTATCTTGAGTGCATGAGAATGTTGCATTCAGAATGTGTAGCCATAGGCACAGAGAACAGCAGTCATGTTCGCCgtaaggcagcagcagcagcagctgtatgTTAGGAGTCATAAACAACTATTTGGCA comes from the Amblyomma americanum isolate KBUSLIRL-KWMA chromosome 1, ASM5285725v1, whole genome shotgun sequence genome and includes:
- the LOC144135499 gene encoding uncharacterized protein LOC144135499, which codes for MGTRVYNPFDTDGSHYSNSGPLQCTPTVGALLEATQSEPQAEADEFDFPWCRATKNSQAESGEAAEVAEVAPDDQEAYSNQDLQEQQCSDGDHNAPILATTCEVILPAAQPAGYQRRKAAPAPKESVCLRQS